GGGCCCCCGATCCGGACGTGGCTCTGCGCCGGTTGTGCGGAACTCCGCCGGACATCGTGGAAGCCGTCCTGTCGGATCCGGACAAAGCAGCGCCGATGGTCGCGGTCCTCGGCTTCAGCGAGTACTTGTCCGGGCTTGTCTCCCGGCTCCCGGGGGCTGCCGGCGTCCTGCTGGGGGGTGACGGTCCGAGGCAAGAGACTCTGCGAGACCTGAAGGACGAACGGCTGCTTCAGATCGCGGCGCGTGACCTCTCGTCGGCTCCCGACCGCGACTCCCTCGTCCGGACCGGCCACGAGCTTTCGGACCTCGCCGACGACTGCCTGCGCGCGGTCATCGACCAGGCGGGGGCCGAGGGAATGGCCGTCATGGCCATGGGCAAGCTGGGCGGACGCGAGCTCAACTACGCGTCGGACATCGACGTCCTGTTCGTGCACCGCACCGGTGGCGACGAGGCGGAGGCCGCGGCCAAGCGGGTCATGGAGGCGATGAACGGACCGCCGGTGATCTTCCGGACCGACGCCGACCTGCGTCCGGAGGGCCGGGACGGTCCGTTGGTGAGGTCGCTTGACGCCTTCGCCGCCTACTACCGGCGCTGGGCGCAGGTGTGGGAGTTCCAGTCGCTGATCAAGTGCAGGTTCTCCGCGGGCGACCAGTCCGTCGGCGACGACTTCCTCGAGCTGGTGCGCCCGTTCGTATGGCCGGAGCGTCTGGCGCCCGAGGCGGTCGAGCAGGTGCGGGCGTTGAAGTCCAGGGCCGAGGCTCAGGTCCACCGGGCGGGGCTGTCCGGACGTCAGGTGAAGCTCGGGCGGGGGGGTATACGCGACGTGGAGTTCGCCGTCCAGCTCCTGCAGCTCGTCCACGGCCGGCACCATCCGGACCTGCGGGTGCGCAACACGCTGGAGGCGCTGGACGTCCTGGGGGCCGAGGGTTTTGTGGCCGAGCAGGACGCCGACGACCTCGCCGACGCATACGTTTTCCTGCGGCACACCGAGCACCGCCTCCAGCTCATCTCCGGACGCCAGACGCACACGCTG
This region of Actinomycetota bacterium genomic DNA includes:
- a CDS encoding bifunctional glutamine-synthetase adenylyltransferase/deadenyltransferase, which encodes MVEQGSELSVLARFGIRDPARAVRELPSGWVEDPRWSALLEFVGDRAPDPDVALRRLCGTPPDIVEAVLSDPDKAAPMVAVLGFSEYLSGLVSRLPGAAGVLLGGDGPRQETLRDLKDERLLQIAARDLSSAPDRDSLVRTGHELSDLADDCLRAVIDQAGAEGMAVMAMGKLGGRELNYASDIDVLFVHRTGGDEAEAAAKRVMEAMNGPPVIFRTDADLRPEGRDGPLVRSLDAFAAYYRRWAQVWEFQSLIKCRFSAGDQSVGDDFLELVRPFVWPERLAPEAVEQVRALKSRAEAQVHRAGLSGRQVKLGRGGIRDVEFAVQLLQLVHGRHHPDLRVRNTLEALDVLGAEGFVAEQDADDLADAYVFLRHTEHRLQLISGRQTHTLPTQPARLEHVARGLGLRDSAEGSALDEFDGRWRHTTSVVRRIHERLFYRPLLEAFARTPAIGPALGAEEARDRLAALGFDRPQRAQDLIVSLTSGPSRSTRVMRAILPGLLAWLSETPDPDAGLVRLRDLVSRLESLPHLLAMLRDEPPVAELACRAVGTGPVLASLMQREPGLVA